In one window of Acidobacteriota bacterium DNA:
- a CDS encoding DegT/DnrJ/EryC1/StrS family aminotransferase gives MVGSLISSCAVKLDPQEIFDHLPPNRCGEQDRQYMNEVLNDGFGNIKDPANMVERFELAFAKRFGVDFAISHNSGSGTMLSCLLAAGIGPGDEVIIPTLTAAPTAFVVVECGAVPVFGDSDPDTYCIDPEDIKRKITEHTRAIIPVSLYGLSPDYDAIMSIAAQNHLVVVEDNAQCFLGTYKGRLVGTIGHAASFSFQASKHMTSGGDGGMVIAKDEAYARDIRKHACQGFRTISGQPGRSTIPRDVRQDWSFERHDRLGYNFRMSAMQAALGLAQLERLEYLVAARCYAASQYETVIREEKCAWLIPPRVPEGCTHSYWTYVCRLDEKALGVEWRDFRRTFIQHGGDGLYSAWKPVHLEPIFQTMSFYGSRERAPNFDTRYKGKVKNYNEGDCPQIEALQRCLCQFKTSMQTRQKADQQVEALQKTIRYYG, from the coding sequence ATGGTTGGTTCTTTGATTTCTAGCTGTGCCGTGAAACTGGATCCGCAAGAAATTTTCGATCATTTGCCGCCGAATCGGTGTGGCGAGCAGGACCGGCAGTACATGAATGAAGTCCTCAACGACGGGTTTGGAAACATCAAAGATCCTGCCAATATGGTTGAGCGTTTTGAACTCGCCTTCGCGAAGCGGTTTGGGGTGGATTTTGCAATTTCTCACAACTCGGGCTCAGGAACCATGTTGTCATGCCTGCTTGCTGCGGGTATCGGGCCGGGAGATGAGGTCATTATACCAACGCTTACAGCGGCGCCGACCGCTTTCGTGGTTGTGGAGTGCGGAGCAGTGCCTGTTTTTGGAGATAGTGACCCCGACACATACTGTATTGATCCCGAGGATATCAAGCGGAAGATCACGGAGCATACCAGGGCTATTATTCCCGTAAGTTTATACGGTCTGTCACCTGACTATGATGCAATTATGTCAATTGCTGCTCAGAACCATCTTGTAGTAGTCGAGGACAACGCTCAGTGCTTCCTGGGAACCTATAAAGGCCGGCTCGTTGGCACCATTGGCCATGCAGCCAGCTTCAGTTTTCAGGCATCCAAGCACATGACCAGCGGCGGCGACGGAGGAATGGTAATCGCCAAAGATGAAGCCTATGCCCGCGATATTCGGAAGCATGCGTGCCAGGGATTTCGGACGATTTCGGGCCAGCCCGGGCGCAGCACCATCCCCCGCGATGTGCGTCAAGATTGGAGTTTTGAGCGGCATGATCGGCTGGGGTATAACTTTCGCATGAGCGCGATGCAGGCTGCCCTGGGCTTGGCACAGCTCGAGAGGCTGGAATATCTTGTTGCAGCCCGATGTTACGCTGCCTCACAATACGAAACAGTTATTCGAGAGGAAAAATGCGCCTGGCTCATCCCGCCCCGCGTGCCTGAAGGCTGCACTCATTCCTACTGGACCTATGTGTGCAGGCTGGATGAGAAAGCGCTTGGAGTTGAGTGGCGCGACTTTCGAAGGACCTTCATTCAACATGGCGGTGATGGCCTTTATTCGGCCTGGAAGCCCGTGCACCTGGAACCCATTTTCCAGACGATGTCTTTTTATGGATCGCGTGAGCGTGCCCCGAATTTCGACACTCGCTATAAGGGAAAAGTGAAAAACTATAACGAAGGCGATTGTCCTCAGATAGAGGCCCTTCAAAGATGCCTTTGTCAGTTCAAGACGAGCATGCAGACCCGTCAAAAAGCTGATCAGCAGGTTGAAGCATTGCAAAAAACCATCCGTTACTATGGGTGA
- a CDS encoding plasmid encoded RepA protein codes for MTPISALIRVHAPALRITKRRLKQLELIQVIREQRDNGKQELAFHTRPFVLCGIPLRRPPQNQSSHTRRNGNFFLQIIGHPQFGLPFGQDRLIPIWVATLAIRQKSREIHFDSAAQMLDFFRLPKDGFHYRRMTEAFKRVFGATIFFGTEEQSDAHPMIDWARFHFFDHMKLWYSRSSPCLAGTAEAGRNVITLSENFYKEIDEHRIPVEREVVSSLAHAPGILDFYLWLAWKSWTLTRAISRIPIVGRGGLCDQLGATQYSSSRRFRHLIVEWLAKVRTYWPECPAAVTSDRRTLIVHSTRKSPAVRDPRGHI; via the coding sequence TTGACCCCTATTTCTGCCCTAATTCGTGTCCACGCGCCGGCTCTCCGCATCACCAAGCGGAGGCTGAAGCAACTAGAATTGATCCAGGTCATCCGCGAGCAACGTGACAATGGTAAACAGGAACTTGCCTTCCACACTCGGCCGTTTGTTCTCTGCGGTATACCGTTGCGTCGTCCGCCTCAAAACCAAAGCTCGCATACCCGGCGGAATGGTAATTTCTTCCTTCAAATCATCGGACATCCCCAATTCGGTCTTCCTTTCGGCCAGGACCGCCTGATCCCTATCTGGGTGGCCACGCTCGCCATCCGGCAAAAATCCCGCGAGATTCATTTTGATTCCGCCGCCCAGATGCTCGACTTCTTCCGCTTGCCCAAAGACGGATTTCACTATCGGCGTATGACCGAAGCGTTCAAGCGCGTTTTCGGCGCCACGATCTTCTTCGGAACTGAAGAACAGTCGGATGCCCACCCAATGATCGACTGGGCGCGTTTTCATTTCTTCGATCACATGAAGCTTTGGTATAGCAGAAGCAGCCCATGTCTTGCCGGCACAGCCGAGGCCGGCAGAAACGTGATTACGCTTAGCGAAAACTTTTACAAAGAGATCGACGAGCACCGTATACCGGTCGAACGCGAAGTCGTCTCGTCACTTGCCCACGCACCGGGCATCCTCGATTTCTACCTCTGGCTGGCTTGGAAAAGTTGGACGCTGACCAGGGCCATCAGTCGAATCCCAATCGTAGGTCGGGGAGGCCTCTGCGACCAGCTTGGAGCTACACAATATTCTTCTTCCCGCCGTTTTCGGCACCTAATTGTCGAGTGGCTTGCAAAAGTGAGAACATACTGGCCGGAGTGCCCCGCCGCCGTCACAAGCGATAGACGCACGCTTATCGTACATTCCACTAGGAAATCACCTGCAGTACGCGATCCGCGCGGTCACATCTAA
- a CDS encoding RNA polymerase sigma factor, translating to MTDPRDMRDDDTLLEAIRAGDESAFSELVARYELGMLKMAQAFLGDRVSAEEVVQETWLAFVKAVRRFKRRSSVKTWLFGILLNQARKQAARRPKELPVRSQTQRDDDDGSSDWFDDAGEWRSKPEVWSSNPESELLSQEATEYIYDAIASLPEKQRAVFVFSTIEGWTPEEVCDLMKISSTNRRVLLHLAKSRLQQMLDEYFGKRRKSPADSGSEEPKS from the coding sequence ATGACGGATCCACGGGATATGCGGGACGACGACACGCTGCTCGAGGCAATACGCGCCGGGGACGAGTCTGCTTTTTCGGAATTGGTGGCTCGTTATGAACTTGGGATGCTCAAAATGGCGCAGGCATTCTTGGGCGACCGCGTATCGGCCGAAGAAGTTGTACAAGAAACCTGGCTGGCCTTCGTCAAGGCAGTCAGGAGATTCAAGCGTCGCTCTTCCGTCAAAACCTGGCTCTTCGGCATCCTGCTCAACCAAGCCAGGAAGCAGGCGGCGCGACGGCCTAAAGAATTGCCTGTTCGAAGTCAGACTCAGAGAGACGACGATGACGGGTCTTCGGATTGGTTTGATGACGCAGGGGAGTGGCGGTCGAAACCAGAGGTTTGGAGTTCGAATCCAGAATCGGAACTTCTCTCTCAGGAAGCCACAGAGTATATTTACGACGCCATCGCTTCACTTCCAGAAAAACAGCGAGCTGTGTTCGTCTTTAGCACCATCGAAGGCTGGACGCCAGAAGAGGTTTGTGACCTAATGAAGATCAGCAGCACCAATCGGCGCGTGCTGCTGCACCTCGCGAAATCCAGATTGCAGCAAATGCTCGACGAGTATTTCGGCAAACGCCGAAAGTCGCCGGCGGATTCGGGAAGCGAGGAACCAAAATCATGA